The Chloroflexota bacterium genome includes the window CATCGGTCTGGGCTGGTTCGTCCGACCCATCTTCGACAGCAGGCCGGTGTTCAGGCTGGGGTGGCCCTCGGTTGCCAGCGCCTTCGTGGTCCTGGCCTGGTCCGGATCGGTGATCCTCCAGCTGGCCTCGCCGGTGGTGCCGTTCATCGACGTCCTGCCCAACCACGTGGCGCCGGCCGAGCACCTCCGCGCCTTCGGCGAGTTCGCGACCCTGACCACCGCCCCGTCACCTATCTACGGGCCGTCGCGGATGTTCCTGGGCTATACCGGGCTGCTGGGGTCGGCCACGGTCCTGAGTGGTCAGCCCGCGGCGCTGGCCACGGCTGCGTTCGTCCTGCCAGGAACCATCCTCGTGGGCGTGGGCATGGTCCGCCTGGCATCAGGCATCCTCGGCCGGAGCGTGGGGTGGTGGATGTTGGTTGCCTTCACCCTCACCATCTCGTTCGCACGGATGGCCGATGACCGGGCCACGGTTCTGGTCCTGCCCGTGGTCGCCTTCTGCCTGGTCGAGCTGCTGGAGGGGACCGATCGGGGGCGGCCGCTGGTCCTGGCGGTCGGGCTGGCGGCGACGGTGTTCGTCCACCCGCTGGTCGGGGTGCTGACGGCGGGGACGGTTGTCGCCCTGGTGGCGCTCGTCCCCGGGCGGTTTGAACGGCTGGGGGTGCCGGCGCTGGTGGGGGGCGGGGTGCTGGCGCTTCCCCAGGCCTCAACCATGCTCGGGGTCGACCTGCCTTCTGCCATGGGACTGGCCGTTGTCCCTCCCGCGCTGGCTGCCGTGTGGCTGTTCGACCGCTCCGAGGCGGCGCGTCGCTGGTTCGTGCTGGTCTTCCGCGCCGCAGGGATGGCGGCCGTGGTGGCCGTGGTGCTGTTCGCGCTGCCTTCGCTGGAACGCTGGGTCAACACGTTCGTCGATTTCTTCCTGCGCTACCCGATCCTGGTCTGGACCGCGGCCGTGGGTGGGATCGTGGCCGGACGCCGGACCTTCGCCCTGGTGCCGGTGGTGGCCTTCGTCATCGGTCTGCTGGCGGTGCTGGCCGCGGCCGCCATTCCGTGGCAGAACGTGGGAGTCGAGGGCCTCGACTTCGAGGTGACCAAGACCCTCCATTACTGGACGCCCGTGTTCCTTGCTGTCATGGGGGCGTTCGCGGTCCAGGCGGTGTGGGAGAACCCGCGGTTCGGGCTCGCCCTGCGCGCCGGGGTTGTGGGCTTGTTCCTGGTCGCCGCTGCGCTTCCCATCCGAGCCGAGCCGATCGAAGCCCTGCTCCTGGGCGAGCACCGGATGAGCGAGACACTGTCGATTGACCTGCGCGCCGCGGAATTCGGGTTCTGGGGCGGCTATCCCGACTCACGGACCATCATCACCGCGCCTCAGGCGGAACTGGTCGAGCGGCTGCGGGACGAGGTGGCCGCCGGGCGCCTCCAATCCACCACTCCCGTGCTGCACGTGGCGTTCAACTTCCAGCAATGGGATGCCACGCCCATCGGCGTCTTCGGCGGGATGCTGGAAACCATGGTGTCCGAGCAGACCGAGGTCAGCATCCACACCGCCGGCGGGCGCCTCCACCCGCTGGACGAGCTGGACCCTCTCCTGCAAGCGGGCTACCCGTACCTCGTCTTCGAGCCAGGCGACCTGCCCGATGGCCTCCGCGAACGAATTGTGGGCGCCGGTTATCGGTCCATGTTCGTCAACGGCCAGGGTGAGATTTTTGTGGCATTTTCAGGCGGTTAGGCATACCATCTGAGTCCATTTCGGGGTGGAAACTTGTCGACCGATTTCGACGCATACAAGACGCTTCAAGTCCTTTCGGACGCCGACGATATCGTCATCGAGGCGGCGTTCCGAGTCCTCGCCCGCCGCTACCACCCGGACGGCCAGAAGGGCGACGCCGCGCGGATGGCGGACATCAACCGCGCGTACGACCTGCTCCGTACTCCGATCCGCCGTCGACGGTACGACCGGGAGCGCCACCTCACCCCGGTCGGCCCCGGGCCGGCATCGGTTCAGCCCCCGCCGACGAATGGGTACGCCGAAGCGGCGACCACCAACGGCAACGGCCATATGCCCTTCAACGTGGTCGACTTTGGCCGCTATATGGGTTGGACCCTGAAGGACCTGGCCAAGCACGATCCAGACTACCTGCGCTGGCTGTCCCGCAGCTCGGGCGGGGTTCGCTACCGAAATCAGATCCATGATCTGCTCCCCGACGAACGCGAGGCAGCCGCGGCGAAGATGAGGCCCCCGGGCCACCGCGACTAGTCCGGGCGCGCCTGCGCGAAACGGCACCGGCCCGGAAGAGCTCTGCCCACCACATCACAGGGCTTCGTGACATCGTGTAGCACGGTTGCGCGATAGCACGAACGACTGTGAGACTCACCTCGGCGTCTGGGCGGGGACCATGCGTGCGTCGCACGCGTTCGTGGTAGCCCGAGCGGGGCTGTACGATCGGGCTCATGACGGAAGCCAGCGCGGTGTCCGCGGACGAGGTACCGCCCCGCGGCCGGACCGCGCCACTCGAAGACGCGGAAGCTGACCGCTTGTTTCGCGAGGGCGTGGCCCTCTTCAACGGAGCGCGCTACTGGCACGCG containing:
- a CDS encoding DnaJ domain-containing protein — encoded protein: MSTDFDAYKTLQVLSDADDIVIEAAFRVLARRYHPDGQKGDAARMADINRAYDLLRTPIRRRRYDRERHLTPVGPGPASVQPPPTNGYAEAATTNGNGHMPFNVVDFGRYMGWTLKDLAKHDPDYLRWLSRSSGGVRYRNQIHDLLPDEREAAAAKMRPPGHRD